AACGTATAGTTAGGAATGGGGAGTGCTGTGGAGACTCTATGTGGGCAAGCATATGGAGCACAAAAGTACGAAATGCTAGGAATATATTTGCAAAGATCAACCGTCATCCTAACTGTAGCCGGCTTCCTCCTAAGCATCATATACATCTTCTCCAAGCCCATCCTAATATTTCTCGGCCAGTCGCCGGAAATCGCTTCCGCTGCCGCGGTTTTTGTCTACGGCCTAATCCCTCAAATCTTCGCATATGCAGTAAACTTCCCCATCCAAAAATTTCTACAAGCTCAAAGCATAGTGAGTCCTAGTGCATATATATCAGCAGCCACTCTAGTGATACACCTTTTGCTCAGCTGGGTGGCGGTTTACAAGATCGGGCTTGGGTTGTTGGGGGCATCGTTGGTGATGAGCTTTTCATGGTGGATTATAGTAGTGGCACAGTTTGTGTACATAGTGAAAAGTGAGAGGTGTAAGTACACGTGGAGAGGGTTCTCTGTCCAAGCTTTCTCGGGATTGCCGAAGTTCTTCAGGTTGTCAGTGGCATCTGCTGTGATGCTGTGCCTAGAGACATGGTATTTTCAGATTCTTGTTCTTCTGGCTGGTTTGCTTGAGAACCCTGAGTTGGCTCTCGATTCTCTATCCATTTGGTAAGACAAGTAGCTTTCATTTAAGAATTTtagcttctttcttttgtttctttctttcttatcatCATCTTTGACTTATCATATAGGATTGTGATCCCGTGCAATGCTTAGAGTATTGTACGAGGtgcaatagttttttttttttttttttttttttaatacctttTAATGGGTTACATATTGCAGCACAACAATATCTGGATGGGTTTTCATGATCTCCGTTGGGTTCAACGCAGCTGCAAGGTCAGTATATTATCTCCTCTATATACTCTAATTTAAATGTCTCGATCAGTTTTTTAGGAcgttttaaaatatatattcatttaattaataaaactcctttcttttttgcttaaaattaataaaacttcttGGGGTAAATAAcgtaattaaacaattaattagatttttttaaaaaaaatatttatttataaacatttcATTTTAAACCAAGATATATAAATTTGAGTGGAAGGAAGACTCAATTTCTAGCTACCTACTTCAATTGTTTTTATAatacataaacaattaattataaaatataccacttcaattaattatgtgttaATATTATAAGTCATAGAGTATGATTTGTTTGTTGATGACAAGCAGCGTGAGAGTGAGCAATGAGCTTGGAGCAAGAAATCCAAAGTCAGCAGCATTTTCAGTGGTGGTGGTGACACTCATCTCTTTCATTATCTCTGTAATCGCGGCCTTAATTGTGCTTGCTTTGCGTGACGTCATAAGCTATGCCTTCACCGAAGGTGAAGCTGTGGCCGCCGCTGTCTCAGATCTCTGCCCACTTCTGGCCCTCACCCTCCTCCTCAATGGAGTCCAACCCGTCTTATCAGGTATGTATTGCATTAATTATCACTAATTATTCAAATGGCATTTTCCTCTTCATTGAAATTGTAGGCCTAAACCCATTAACGGCATGTTAGGTACATTGGAATGATGATTACTAGATAATAGGAATAAGTAttatcaaaatacaaaaaaaattggaatgaTCGAAATAATCATTCTTATTCATTTGTTTGTcatcaacaaatatttaaatcaGATTTCAAAAATTAACACAGGAATAGAACCCTTCGTTCTAGTCGGCCCCTGCCCGAATAACCACCGCGCATGGGTGGTCCGAGCCGCCATTTGGTGGTCAAGATCACCCTAATGGTCCGAGGTGGTGCCACTACTCCCATGATTTTTTGGGATATTGTTTTAGAGTTATTCTATTCCTGGAAAATGGCTATTCCAGACAATTTAAGGAGaaataatcattattattactttttgaaagaAGATCTAACATGTGATATGCAATGGCATTTTGCAGGCGTAGCTGTTGGGTGTGGATGGCAAGCTTTTGTTGCATACGTAAATATTGCATGTTATTACGCGGTTGGAGTACCCTTGGGTTTGCTTCTCGGGTTTTACTTCAAACTTGGTGCTAAGGTACTTCAACTTTTTCTTGATTTAAAGCTCTTTGGAGCAAAATTTTCGAGGGACaaagttttttcttcaattttttttttttttagctgttATATATTTTCAAAGTATGTAATTTCTATATATAAGACACactttggagaaattttttttctacagagtttggaagaaaactgtctatatatataaagtaatgctatggaccatttttttatcatcttaaagttaatatggctttcaaaatcaccattagatcaaaactcaagtatgattcatctaaaatttaatggtgagtttaaaagccacatcggctttaagaggataaaactacatcagctttaggaggataaaaagatggtccctagcattactcatatatatatatatatatatatataaaagtttaaaGAGAACCTAAAAAACCAGTTCGTTAAATATTTGACAGAAtgaaaaatgacaaagaaaagtTGGTGTGTTGTTAATGATGAGGGCAGAGAAAATGAGGTGTAGAATGAATGTGGTGCATGTATGTATATTAATTGCAGGGGATATGGCTGGGAATGATTGGGGGTACGGTGGCGCAAACTATCATTTTGATGTGGGTAACGTTTCGGACGGACTGGAATAAAGAGGTAATTTATAGTCCCTTCACATCCGTCTCTCATTGATAAAGTTTAACCTATCATAGTGCAAAGTTTTgcaaattattatgattttatgataGAGATTTTTAGCAATTTCACTGTCATAATTGTTAGTAATTCGAACAATAAATGTGAGAGAATTTTTATGAAGTTCAGTTGACTAAACAGGTCTCAGACAGTCCGTTCCTGTTCCGATAGATGAATCCCATAAAAATTCTCTCACATTTATTGTCTAAATTGCTAATTGAGAGACTCGGATGGAGCCCACTTATCCTAGTAATTAGTGTTCGACCGAGTGAGTCCATCAAAAGCTTCTCACAATTGCAATTGGGCAATCTAGCTGCACTCCGAACAAAGAATTACGACCAATCCTAATCCATACAACAATAGGCAACCAAAAAGATTGTGATGTTGATTTGATTGGTGTCAAATCtatatatttgagaaaaatattttataattataagcAAGCTCAACACCATATCCTACCTACAAAAAATTGTGTCAttatcatttcttatatatatatatatatatatatatatgcgagggcatttgtttcttgtttatatgaaatgaaattttatattaaacTGCAGGTGGAAGAAGCTACCAAAAGGTTGAACAAGTGGGAGGAAAAGAAGGAACCACTCTCATGAACTGAAACAAGATCTTGATTTGTACGTGCAGCCTTCAACACAGCCGGCCGGATAGCCTGATGAACAGCTTTTtaccaaaattatatatatcttgtagCTATCTAGGCAAGGCTCCCACAAAGTAAACTAAATTTTCTGGGATCCTTTTCTATTAGATTACAAGTGCTATTGcacaatttttttgatttctttttttccatttttattataCCCATGCCATTGGGCGAAAAATCTAACAAAGGTCTCGAATTCATGTCTTAAAATtcatttatcaaattaaaaactgaGGTCCTAAactcaaaatgatgaaaaaaataaaacaaaattgaagattaaTTGGTGACTTGAtttccccttttctttctctcgaTGGCATTTCCTATGTCTTTatgagccatatatatatatctttccttAAGTTTGTGTGTAATTTAATTGAGAGCTTATTGTTGAAAAGACTGtaatatttcattttcaaattattcaagaattaaattgaatcttttttaaattttaaagaaaaaaaaattgatccaaATCAATCCAAATTGAAGGGATCAAAGCTATACTTTAGCCAAAAATTTATCCTAATCCTAATTAATTGGTCCCTGTGTTCTTGATGATTGGTTGAGTAAACCATGACGCGGTCAATGAACACAACTATGAACCAATCCAAGTAATTACGAAACACCTAATTGTTCATCAATATAAAGACTGTTGGTGCATTAGTCAACTCGAACGGCATGACTATGATATCGTATTGGCCGTACTAGATACTGATCAATTCCGTCTTCTGCGTGCACGTCTTCACATAGCTCTattcatccatatatatatatatatatatatatgtatggatGAATAGAGCTAATCACCTGATCAGACGTGTGAATTATAAGCTCTTATATGAAAAGTTCAATGAAGAATATGGGAAGGAAACTTCCTACCTGTTTGATCAAGTCATATATTTCAAGGAAATTTCAATCAAACACCTTGATTGTCAAAGTACACGTTTTTAAACTTGAAGACCTTTGAGGCACATACTGTTGGCGTTTGAAATCTTAAGAAATTATATAAATTGACTGATTAAACTTCCttcttcaaaaaaacaaaaactggtTAAGCTTCCACGCTAAGCTAGAGAACAAAACCCCACTAATGGCGAGAGATTTTGGCGTTCTAGTTGGTGCCCATGTCAATGATGCAGGTATTGCGTTGGAGAGCTCGGGTAGCCTACTTTTGCTCGGCATGATCATCATGTCCCTCTCAATTATATCGATGCTCATCTTTGCTTGTGGTGATGATAACTCTAGAAAACCTCGAAGAGGCCGCGGCCATGGCTATGGTGGCGGCCACGGCCACGACGGCGGCAACTGTGGTGGCGGTGGTGGCTGcagcggtggtggtggtggcacTTGCtgaaaaaaatgagataatAGCGGCGATAGCGGCGGTGGTACCGATGGCGATGTTGGTGGTGGTTGTGACGACAGTGGTAGCTGCGACGGTGATAGTGGTGGTGGCAGCAGTAACGGTGgttgttgaaaaaaattagataattcAGTAGTATTCTCCATCCTTTGTAACGAACATTGTATAAGTTCTCCCACTACTTGCTAAGAATGTCTGctgagttttgttttttttttttgtttttattatgagCATGTTCTTTTGCATTTGCCATACGTAGCATAAAAAATAAGGTTTTGAACTTTTGATGGTGCCATATGCTCATTGTTAAAGCATGTAATgttcaagtgcgatcgatcgcaggatcgatcgcacGATCGGTCGCAATATCAAAAGCTCAAGTTGAGAATCAGggtaatctgcgatcgatcgcaggatcggtCGCAATGTCAGTAGCTCAAGTTGAGAATCAGGGTAAttggcgatcgatcgcaggccaagtgcgatcgagcgcagatagACGCAGGAAGGTTGAAACTCAATATGAAAAGATTCTCTATATTCCTCAACCTCCTATGACAGCATATAAAGTAGGTATGGGAGTATCAAGTGGCTGTAATCAAATTGTTtgtaaaaggaaagaagctcAAGAATTGAAAGACTTGGAGACTAAGCTAGTCAATGAGAAGATCTCCTTTTCCTTGTAGTAAATTGATTTGCTGCAGATTCTAATTTTAGGGTTAGTTGTGTCTTATGtcaagttgtatatatattacaccaATGTAATTGTAAAGAATTATCAACTTTGAATATACcttttacaaattttttcactCATATCTCTGATATGGATCATGGTATGTGATGCACGGAAGGAAACATTGGACTTTGATATCTCTGTTCCCCTGCAATAAAATGTTGGCAAATTTTGACTTTTACTCGTTCGTATATATTCTGTCTAGAATATTCTTTcatctaaatttaaatttaaaaaataattggtgAGATTTGATCATATCTGTATTATTTATTCTCATGTATATATACTTTTACCAATTTAATATTTACCACCTTgatatttattatgttttttaattttaatttcataaaattttatatgtCAAATGATTAATTGACCAATGTGATTGATCACGTTCATTAATGAttctctaaaatttaatagtaatttcaAAAGTCAAGTTACATTTAGGATAATACAAAAAAGACGCTAATTCtctttttagcattactcaatataatattataaaactCAAATGTATTGATTTCAAATACATGTGAATATGTGATATCTCAAGATCTCACCTGAAGACTTATAAAGATGTGACAGCTAAccctacaaaacaaaattgttgagaTTAAACCAATTAAGTTAAACTTGTACAACATTGACCTAGAGAAAGAGAAGTTTTTTTCTCTAGCAAGAACTTCTCTTGCAAGTCTTCTGCTTTTCCTCCATTTGGGAGGAGGGAAGTCTCATCTCCTCTCTCATGAAGttgctttcttttgtttttatttgtctaGAGTTCTCTTTAGACCTTCCGTCTCTCATGAGACCTTATTCATCACCTTCGGTAATCTATTTCTAATCCTCCCAAAATCGTAGCCTTAATCCCTCTACCTTCGGTTGATCGCCTCTTCTGGCCCACTACATCACCTTCGTCTCCTGGATCAGCCTTGGATTTCATATTTGGTTAATTCAAAGCTCGATCTATCATCATCCATCAACTTCACCCAAAAACGCATTTCACCACTGTCTTTATTGGCCTCCCTACTCCTAGTTGCCGCCTCACGCTCCTCTGCCTGACCTTATCCCACTTGTGCATAGTTTTCACACTACTGCGAGTCCCCACCATCTCCTCCGTTGGTGCTGCAAATTTATAGGTttggtattttatttatgattttttttttttttttgtttctctctatTGTTGCTGTTTTCTCATATCTAAATCTAAGTCTCTCCTTATTCGAATTTTGTTGGGCTTCAAACTCATTGTCCTTCCCTCATTGCATTCCCATTAAGTTACATAGGATTCTCTTACTCCCGAAACTTGTATCCATCATATTGTGTCACATTCTTCCCTAGTTACATTCTCACTCAACTTTCATCTACTTGATTTCTCTCCGGCGTAGTGAGTTGCTAGTTGTTTTTCTAGATTAGGTGTTATGGTTGAGTTGCTTATATTTggttatgttctttttttcttttttcttttcttcgtgTTGTTACTGTTTATAATTTCTTCTGtcgtactaaaaaaaaaaaaattttacaatattGCGTAGTACTGGTGGCATTTCTTTAATGtttatatgaaatgaaattttatattaaacTGCAGGTGGAAGAAGCTACCAAAAGGTTGAACAAGTTGGAGGAAAAGAAGGAACAACTTTCATGAACTGAAACAAGATCTTGATTTGTACGTGCAGCCTCAACGTACACAGCCGGCCGGATAGCCTGATGAACAGCTTTTTACCAAAATTATATGTATCTTGTAGCTAGCTAGGCAAGGCTCCCACAAAGTAAACTAAATATTCTGGGATCCTTTTCTATTAGATTACAAGTGCTattgcacaatt
This window of the Corylus avellana chromosome ca5, CavTom2PMs-1.0 genome carries:
- the LOC132181373 gene encoding protein DETOXIFICATION 40-like: MGSSENNILQPLLQTNPPSLSSQSFTTKHRSSGELESVLSDTTLPFLLRLRHASWIELKLLFFLAAPAVVVYMINYLMSMSTQIFSGHLGTLELAAASLGNTGIQVFAYGLMLGMGSAVETLCGQAYGAQKYEMLGIYLQRSTVILTVAGFLLSIIYIFSKPILIFLGQSPEIASAAAVFVYGLIPQIFAYAVNFPIQKFLQAQSIVSPSAYISAATLVIHLLLSWVAVYKIGLGLLGASLVMSFSWWIIVVAQFVYIVKSERCKYTWRGFSVQAFSGLPKFFRLSVASAVMLCLETWYFQILVLLAGLLENPELALDSLSICTTISGWVFMISVGFNAAASVRVSNELGARNPKSAAFSVVVVTLISFIISVIAALIVLALRDVISYAFTEGEAVAAAVSDLCPLLALTLLLNGVQPVLSGVAVGCGWQAFVAYVNIACYYAVGVPLGLLLGFYFKLGAKGIWLGMIGGTVAQTIILMWVTFRTDWNKEVEEATKRLNKWEEKKEPLS